One part of the Bdellovibrio bacteriovorus genome encodes these proteins:
- a CDS encoding RCC1 domain-containing protein produces MNCTFLNTTYLIRRAQRLLICFGLLILTGCSLELQIAAEDSTPTTLKWNSDSLGQQGLLKAEWNLPEKADIKEQQVLYFRGDSCATPILPVANVGPAETSHLPTFTPEDGVEYTFKVFVLSKDGSVASSSCSNPITYFGAFSIESLSQSIINESNVTAAPFKGTCLLGSSIEFTAAATPLLTFTCSARQWTQNLDFSSLPTLFSGDLIATVTAPGAAAKEYRLAITKDVVPPTITLNALATITSANQGAYSVSGTCSEATRVVSVTAGSVNAEFTCTGGTFSGSLNLASLSGTSVAVSATHTDAVGNTRTATSTANRDVTAPVVNSLALNNGDAATNSLSATLNSSVTDAAEMYLSSVATCTGGSWVAYNAAAPWTLTNSNATNTVYAKFRDSVGNESPCVSDDILHDNVVPTLAFTLPVAGTIVNSANVTAFTVSGTCSENNRSVNFSGPGGFTGTTICTGSAFSAILDLSDLPQGTFQLTASLNDAAGNSNTANSPTYNKDTQAPTGTLSINSGAASTNDLAVSLGLTSADAADMYITNTAGCTTGGAWEAFATGKAWTLTTADAVNTVYVKFRDAAGNSSSCYDDSITHNSTVPSLSLASPADGSYVNLSNVSAFVISGACSEDGRPVQISVTGQAATTATCSGSSWTKTLDLSAAAQGNLTFTLDHSRASGAVAPTVTKVFAKDTVVPTVNSFVINNNDAYTTSLSANLSSTTTDGVQMYVTNTALCLSGGAWETFNASKAWTLPTANNTNTVYFKVRDVAGNESDCAFDSIIHDSVSPTVTLTSPVAGTFINSLNQTAFNLSGACSENGQAVNLTVTGHAGITGTATCTTGAWSSSLDLSSLADTAGTPYTVVASHSRVSGNNATASSTYPKDSQSPGAATITGAPTGTNTTGTLNVTVGGTDITHYRYFIVAPGGTEVCTNSAAYTGSDIVVATKITDSLAAQGAYKLCVFGRDSAGNWSTASSQATWTRDSQGPVILTVDATTADGTYGPGQSVQVRVTFDENVTVTGTPQLTLETGATDRVVNYTSGSGSAQLLFNYTIQTGDENPDLDYTSTTALALNGGTIRDILSNNATLTLPAPGTANSLAGTKNIVVEAYSSPLAKAILSNTPMGADSSNVLDITVSGLDVVAYKYKLGLSGSVDCSTSTGYSAEIPAATHITDDISVHPKYSFLKICVLGKDSAGNWQKAFAVTQAQWHYVENLPSFNLCGTVKSTTAPKGRLYDSGGPTANYGDNETIANCYFSITTGAAISATVTYDTENNISYDFLRLRETGAAGTVILGPVAGTVYNTAVNSTSGTLFAEFKSDGSVTGTGVALIWGGAPNLSPILTMTNVSNANVNTVYTRTSAVTGLTTATVISVSGYDAEIRNITTSSGFASSIVANPGDAIEVRMTSPNATDQYRLAHVRAGDASYYWMISTPLLPTTVTHVTATNPDGTYKPGDNIDIQVVFTKPVTVISPNPVMTVAAGSGVTATYLSGSGTTELTFRYTVAYEHSAADLDYSSTALTNATSIKDAGGANATATLPAIGSANSLAGRKNLVIEGYPFVVATASNVPASNNSTNTLDATVGGTNVVSYRYKLGTSATTDCAVSTGYGSETAISTNITADLSAFANERLKLCLLGKHTNGTWQANWHPTEYQWDRYNVQNFYSMCSATAATATDGFIYDSGGANGQYQNNENCQFEINTGAPINLTFIAFNTEAAWDKVSVYDGTTAGTLLLNQVSGTTIPATQTANSGKMTIKFTSDGSAVRDGWVAYWGNPGPILSSPPTFAKIHNAALNTRYTTSNTTVGSLNQTAIATVSGSDAQIRNITTGSYWGSSVPVSTGQVIQLRMTSPAANAQTNTATVTIGNAVSTWEISTPYPPPTPSLAGYPVGTSTTSTLNVTVSGFRVSQYKKAIITSGTCAAATYSAAYNVSTNITDNISALPNGPVTLCVLGGDATGAFQAATDAVSVSWTKDSISTVNITSARMNRVQEGSGSRTINISLSPAKSYDVTAYYRITGDAVNPDHHDLSSGFITIPAGSTSATISVNFPDNSLVEGEKLMSLHFTHTDTLLATLGNDYQTQFFIADDEKDLKASQLSMARGHQCAIMEDSSLRCWGTNMYRQIDGTVSDFKASPFVITIAGVTGYRSISTGEYHTCTVTLDNRLFCWGDSADGQAGGGVTGSQQTPLHVDNTTTYLTVSSGDYHSCAITTDNKLKCWGKNDYGQLGLNDTTRRLSPTDVDNANSYKFVHAGSRSTCAIRSDDKLFCWGSNVNYQLGDGSATSKSVPTAIDAAESYKSVSIGSKHACGITLTNNLKCWGTNNYGQVGDNGVTTRSTPVAVTSAETYKTVAVNDDGNIATARGFTCAITSNDVLQCWGVNSLIQLGNGTSNIQYVPAASDAGTAYAAIQVTGARACGITLAGAFKCWGNLLGDNSPQNAYSYGSGNNRHIYAEKMTKALEWTFDTLSVFGADAIDDHYSGTCGLSSNKLYCWGSMRSTEGPFGDGSQTDARRPAPVMIDPGTNYSYIHSKRTHDFCAITSTGQMKCWGINSSGELGEAGAIGATVYSPTVADTTDTYTKVVSYYNATCGITTTGVLKCAGYNNNGRLGLGDTNSRTSFTVVDSGVSYSDIELGMSHACGRTTTGVIKCWGSNSHGQIAKPSGTSSSYLPEEVDSGVTYTKISTGPYNSCGITSANKLKCWGSNFNGLLGDSTSTNRYTPTAIDSTADYTDISMASGHTCGITASKIKCWGNATFSGLYMPHYTGSHSLFMVPLAVDGANTYTKVWAANSSTCAKATSGEVRCVGRAYGGNFGYVDSAVLMNIGGSITKSVHHPTFIHKWQGY; encoded by the coding sequence CGAGTACACGTTCAAGGTCTTCGTCCTGTCCAAAGACGGCAGTGTGGCTTCTTCTTCGTGCTCTAACCCGATCACCTATTTTGGTGCGTTTTCCATCGAAAGTCTTTCCCAGTCCATCATCAATGAAAGCAACGTGACGGCCGCCCCGTTCAAGGGTACTTGCCTGCTGGGGTCTTCGATCGAGTTTACTGCCGCAGCAACACCTTTGCTGACCTTCACCTGCAGCGCGCGCCAGTGGACCCAGAATCTGGATTTCAGTTCTTTACCGACACTTTTCAGCGGTGACCTGATCGCCACCGTCACCGCCCCCGGGGCCGCCGCCAAGGAATACCGCCTGGCTATCACCAAAGATGTGGTGCCTCCGACAATCACCTTAAATGCTCTGGCGACGATCACTTCTGCCAATCAAGGTGCCTATTCTGTTAGTGGGACTTGTTCAGAGGCGACGCGAGTCGTTTCTGTGACTGCCGGATCTGTAAATGCCGAATTCACCTGCACGGGCGGAACTTTTTCCGGGTCACTAAACCTTGCTTCGCTGTCCGGCACATCCGTCGCTGTCTCTGCAACCCACACTGACGCGGTCGGAAACACACGCACAGCCACATCGACTGCGAACCGCGATGTCACAGCCCCTGTGGTGAATTCTCTGGCCCTGAATAACGGCGATGCGGCGACAAACTCGCTGAGTGCGACCTTGAACAGTTCTGTCACTGATGCCGCAGAGATGTATTTAAGCTCTGTGGCGACTTGTACCGGCGGAAGCTGGGTCGCTTACAATGCCGCAGCCCCTTGGACCCTGACCAACAGCAATGCCACGAACACCGTCTATGCAAAATTCCGCGACAGCGTGGGGAACGAATCCCCTTGTGTCAGTGATGATATTCTTCATGACAACGTGGTCCCGACCCTGGCGTTCACCCTTCCCGTTGCTGGCACCATCGTCAATTCTGCCAATGTGACTGCCTTCACCGTCAGTGGTACTTGTTCTGAAAACAACCGATCTGTGAATTTTTCCGGTCCTGGCGGATTCACCGGGACGACCATCTGTACGGGGTCGGCCTTTTCAGCCATCCTGGATTTGAGCGACCTGCCGCAAGGCACCTTCCAACTGACAGCGTCTTTGAATGATGCTGCGGGGAATTCCAATACGGCGAATTCTCCGACCTATAATAAAGACACCCAAGCTCCGACCGGAACTTTGAGCATTAATTCCGGAGCGGCTTCGACGAATGATCTTGCGGTTTCACTTGGACTGACCAGTGCAGATGCCGCAGACATGTATATCACCAACACCGCGGGCTGCACCACAGGTGGAGCGTGGGAAGCTTTTGCCACTGGCAAAGCGTGGACTCTGACCACGGCGGATGCCGTGAACACGGTGTATGTTAAATTCAGAGACGCCGCCGGAAACTCTTCCAGTTGCTATGACGACAGCATCACTCACAACAGCACGGTGCCGTCACTGTCACTGGCCTCTCCGGCCGATGGAAGTTACGTCAATCTTTCCAATGTGTCCGCTTTTGTGATTTCCGGAGCGTGTTCTGAAGACGGCCGTCCGGTGCAGATCTCTGTCACAGGCCAAGCTGCCACAACGGCCACATGCTCTGGCAGCTCTTGGACAAAAACTCTGGATCTGAGTGCAGCAGCCCAAGGCAATCTGACCTTCACCCTGGATCATTCACGCGCCAGTGGTGCGGTAGCGCCGACAGTCACAAAGGTCTTTGCCAAAGACACTGTTGTTCCGACTGTGAACAGCTTTGTTATTAACAACAATGATGCCTACACCACTAGCTTAAGCGCCAACTTAAGCAGCACGACCACGGACGGCGTACAGATGTATGTTACCAACACCGCGCTTTGTCTGAGTGGTGGCGCATGGGAAACTTTCAATGCCAGCAAAGCCTGGACACTGCCGACGGCCAACAACACCAATACGGTCTATTTCAAAGTTCGTGATGTTGCCGGAAATGAATCCGACTGCGCTTTTGATTCGATCATTCATGATTCCGTTTCCCCGACTGTCACCCTGACATCACCAGTGGCCGGAACATTCATCAATTCATTGAATCAGACGGCCTTTAATCTTTCCGGCGCTTGCTCTGAAAACGGTCAAGCTGTCAATTTGACCGTCACCGGTCACGCCGGGATCACTGGTACTGCGACCTGTACAACCGGTGCCTGGAGCAGTTCTTTGGATCTGAGCTCTTTGGCCGACACGGCTGGCACACCCTACACCGTGGTGGCTTCTCACAGTCGCGTCAGCGGAAACAATGCCACAGCGTCATCAACCTATCCGAAAGACTCCCAATCCCCGGGTGCCGCGACTATTACAGGCGCACCGACAGGAACCAACACCACAGGCACTCTGAATGTGACTGTCGGTGGTACGGACATCACGCACTATCGTTACTTTATTGTGGCTCCGGGTGGCACTGAGGTCTGCACAAACAGTGCGGCCTACACCGGAAGTGACATCGTCGTTGCGACTAAAATCACGGACTCTCTGGCAGCGCAAGGAGCTTACAAGCTTTGCGTTTTCGGCCGCGATTCTGCCGGCAACTGGTCCACAGCAAGCTCTCAGGCGACATGGACACGGGACTCGCAAGGTCCGGTGATTCTAACGGTGGATGCGACAACGGCGGATGGCACGTATGGCCCAGGCCAGTCCGTACAGGTTCGTGTGACGTTTGACGAAAATGTGACTGTCACCGGAACTCCGCAACTGACTCTTGAAACCGGCGCCACCGACCGTGTGGTCAACTATACAAGTGGCTCGGGCTCGGCTCAGCTATTGTTTAACTACACCATTCAAACCGGCGATGAAAATCCGGATCTGGATTACACCAGCACAACAGCCCTTGCTTTGAACGGCGGGACCATCCGGGATATTCTTAGCAACAATGCCACGCTGACACTTCCCGCCCCGGGAACTGCGAATTCTTTGGCTGGAACAAAGAATATCGTGGTGGAGGCTTATTCAAGCCCGCTGGCGAAAGCCATCTTGAGCAATACTCCGATGGGAGCTGATTCAAGCAATGTTCTTGATATCACCGTATCGGGTCTGGATGTTGTTGCCTACAAGTACAAACTGGGTTTATCTGGATCTGTCGACTGTTCAACGTCCACGGGCTATTCAGCTGAAATTCCTGCAGCGACGCACATCACTGATGATATCAGCGTGCATCCGAAGTATTCATTCCTGAAGATCTGTGTGCTGGGTAAAGACAGCGCCGGCAACTGGCAAAAAGCCTTTGCTGTGACTCAGGCGCAATGGCATTACGTTGAAAATCTGCCATCCTTCAATCTGTGCGGAACCGTCAAGTCCACGACTGCCCCCAAAGGCCGCCTGTATGATTCTGGCGGACCTACAGCAAATTATGGCGACAACGAAACCATTGCCAACTGTTACTTCTCGATCACGACGGGAGCCGCAATCTCTGCCACAGTCACTTATGACACTGAAAATAATATCTCTTACGACTTCCTGAGACTGCGTGAAACAGGTGCGGCAGGAACGGTGATTTTGGGACCGGTGGCAGGGACCGTTTACAACACAGCGGTCAATTCAACATCAGGCACTCTGTTCGCCGAATTTAAAAGTGATGGGTCTGTGACCGGGACCGGGGTTGCCCTGATTTGGGGTGGAGCTCCGAACCTGTCCCCGATCCTGACCATGACCAATGTCAGCAATGCCAACGTGAACACGGTTTACACGCGCACCTCTGCCGTCACGGGGCTGACCACAGCCACAGTCATCTCGGTTTCTGGCTATGATGCCGAAATCCGCAACATCACGACCTCTTCGGGATTCGCAAGCTCTATCGTGGCCAACCCCGGCGACGCCATCGAAGTCCGCATGACTTCACCGAATGCCACTGACCAATACCGCCTGGCCCATGTTCGTGCTGGCGATGCCAGTTACTACTGGATGATATCAACGCCCCTGCTGCCAACAACAGTCACCCACGTCACAGCGACAAACCCGGATGGCACTTATAAGCCGGGTGATAACATTGATATTCAGGTTGTCTTCACAAAACCAGTCACGGTTATAAGCCCGAACCCGGTGATGACGGTGGCTGCCGGTTCCGGTGTGACGGCGACTTATCTTAGCGGCAGTGGCACCACGGAACTGACGTTCCGTTACACCGTGGCCTATGAACACAGTGCTGCGGATCTGGACTATTCTTCAACAGCTTTGACCAACGCCACCTCGATCAAGGATGCCGGGGGTGCCAATGCCACGGCCACCCTTCCGGCCATTGGATCTGCAAACTCTTTAGCGGGCAGAAAAAACCTGGTTATCGAAGGTTACCCGTTCGTTGTGGCAACAGCCAGCAACGTGCCTGCTTCCAACAACAGCACAAATACCCTGGACGCTACGGTTGGCGGCACCAATGTTGTGTCTTATAGATATAAACTTGGAACATCTGCAACCACGGACTGTGCCGTCAGCACAGGTTATGGATCAGAAACTGCCATTTCAACCAACATCACCGCAGACCTTAGCGCCTTTGCAAATGAACGACTGAAGCTTTGTCTCCTGGGCAAACACACCAATGGAACCTGGCAGGCCAACTGGCACCCAACGGAATATCAATGGGACCGTTACAATGTACAAAACTTTTACTCAATGTGTTCGGCGACCGCCGCGACCGCAACGGATGGATTTATTTACGACTCCGGCGGCGCCAATGGCCAGTATCAGAACAACGAAAACTGCCAGTTTGAGATCAACACTGGGGCCCCAATCAACCTGACCTTCATAGCCTTCAACACCGAAGCCGCCTGGGACAAGGTCAGTGTTTACGACGGGACGACCGCCGGGACTCTGCTGCTGAATCAGGTCAGCGGAACCACAATCCCGGCAACCCAAACGGCCAACTCGGGAAAAATGACGATCAAGTTCACCAGCGACGGCAGTGCCGTGCGTGATGGCTGGGTTGCTTACTGGGGAAATCCGGGTCCGATCCTGTCAAGTCCACCCACTTTTGCAAAAATTCATAATGCCGCCTTGAACACTCGATACACGACATCGAACACCACCGTTGGCTCTCTTAACCAGACAGCTATTGCCACTGTCAGTGGATCCGATGCCCAGATTCGCAATATCACCACGGGAAGTTATTGGGGCAGCTCCGTTCCGGTTTCTACCGGACAGGTCATCCAGTTGCGCATGACGTCCCCTGCCGCCAATGCGCAGACAAACACCGCCACCGTCACCATCGGTAACGCAGTCAGCACTTGGGAGATCAGCACACCATATCCACCTCCGACTCCAAGTCTGGCCGGATACCCGGTCGGCACTTCCACGACTTCCACGTTGAATGTCACGGTGTCGGGCTTCCGCGTGTCACAATATAAAAAAGCAATCATCACTTCCGGCACCTGCGCTGCTGCCACCTACTCGGCTGCATACAACGTCTCAACAAACATTACAGACAATATCTCTGCTTTACCCAACGGTCCGGTGACTTTGTGTGTGCTGGGAGGCGATGCCACCGGAGCATTCCAGGCTGCGACTGATGCGGTGTCTGTCAGCTGGACCAAGGATTCTATTTCAACTGTCAACATCACCAGCGCAAGAATGAACCGTGTGCAGGAAGGATCAGGCTCAAGAACCATCAACATCAGCCTGTCCCCGGCGAAAAGCTATGATGTGACCGCCTACTATCGAATTACAGGTGATGCTGTGAATCCGGATCACCATGACCTGAGCTCTGGCTTTATCACGATCCCAGCGGGATCGACCTCCGCCACGATCTCCGTCAACTTCCCGGATAACAGCCTGGTCGAAGGTGAAAAATTGATGAGCCTGCATTTCACCCACACCGACACTTTGCTTGCAACCCTGGGTAATGACTATCAGACCCAGTTCTTTATTGCCGATGACGAAAAAGATCTTAAAGCTTCGCAGCTTTCCATGGCCCGGGGTCACCAGTGTGCGATCATGGAAGATTCTTCGCTGCGATGCTGGGGTACAAACATGTACCGCCAAATTGATGGCACGGTCAGTGACTTCAAGGCTTCTCCGTTCGTTATCACTATTGCAGGCGTGACGGGGTATAGAAGTATTTCTACAGGTGAATACCACACCTGCACCGTTACTCTGGACAACCGCCTATTCTGCTGGGGCGACAGCGCCGACGGTCAGGCCGGTGGCGGAGTGACCGGCTCGCAGCAAACACCACTGCACGTCGACAACACGACGACTTATCTTACGGTGTCTTCCGGCGACTATCATTCGTGCGCCATCACCACAGACAACAAGCTGAAATGCTGGGGCAAAAACGACTATGGCCAACTAGGCTTGAATGATACCACCAGACGCCTGTCGCCTACAGACGTCGACAACGCCAATTCCTACAAATTTGTCCATGCCGGATCCAGATCAACCTGCGCTATTCGCAGTGACGACAAACTGTTCTGCTGGGGATCCAACGTCAACTATCAACTGGGTGATGGCTCGGCCACATCTAAAAGCGTTCCTACCGCCATTGATGCCGCAGAATCCTACAAGTCTGTTTCGATTGGTTCAAAACACGCCTGTGGCATCACGCTGACGAACAATCTGAAGTGCTGGGGCACGAACAACTATGGTCAGGTTGGCGACAACGGTGTCACCACACGCTCCACTCCCGTTGCAGTCACCAGTGCTGAAACTTATAAAACTGTGGCCGTGAATGATGACGGGAATATCGCAACGGCACGCGGATTCACCTGTGCCATCACATCCAATGACGTCTTGCAATGCTGGGGTGTGAATTCACTGATCCAGCTTGGAAATGGCACCTCCAATATTCAATACGTTCCAGCGGCATCTGACGCCGGAACCGCTTATGCTGCCATTCAAGTTACTGGCGCCCGCGCTTGCGGCATCACCCTAGCCGGAGCCTTCAAATGCTGGGGCAATCTGCTGGGCGACAATTCGCCACAAAATGCTTACAGTTACGGAAGTGGTAACAACCGCCACATCTATGCAGAAAAAATGACCAAAGCTTTGGAATGGACCTTTGATACACTTTCGGTCTTTGGTGCTGATGCCATTGACGATCATTATTCAGGAACTTGCGGACTGTCTTCGAATAAACTTTATTGCTGGGGATCCATGCGATCGACAGAAGGGCCGTTTGGTGACGGCTCGCAAACAGATGCGCGCAGACCGGCCCCGGTGATGATTGATCCGGGCACAAACTACAGCTACATCCATTCCAAGCGCACGCATGATTTCTGCGCCATTACCAGCACAGGACAAATGAAGTGCTGGGGCATAAATAGTTCCGGAGAGCTCGGGGAAGCTGGCGCCATCGGGGCGACTGTTTATTCTCCGACAGTGGCCGATACCACCGACACTTACACGAAAGTGGTTTCCTATTACAACGCCACCTGCGGCATCACCACAACAGGCGTTCTGAAGTGTGCTGGATACAACAATAATGGCAGACTGGGGCTGGGAGATACGAATTCCCGAACCAGCTTCACGGTTGTTGACAGTGGCGTCAGCTACAGCGACATCGAACTGGGCATGTCCCACGCCTGCGGTCGCACAACTACGGGAGTTATTAAGTGCTGGGGCTCTAACTCCCATGGACAGATCGCAAAACCAAGTGGCACATCGTCCTCTTATCTTCCGGAAGAGGTGGATTCTGGCGTCACTTACACGAAGATTTCCACGGGCCCCTACAACAGTTGCGGCATCACTTCTGCCAACAAGCTTAAATGCTGGGGTTCTAACTTCAATGGCTTACTGGGGGATAGCACAAGCACAAACCGGTACACACCGACCGCGATTGATTCGACGGCCGATTATACAGATATTTCCATGGCCTCGGGACATACCTGCGGCATCACCGCAAGTAAGATCAAATGCTGGGGTAATGCCACGTTCTCGGGCCTGTACATGCCGCACTATACAGGAAGCCACAGTCTCTTCATGGTCCCACTGGCGGTGGATGGCGCCAACACGTACACCAAAGTGTGGGCCGCGAATTCATCCACGTGCGCCAAGGCCACCTCGGGCGAAGTACGCTGCGTGGGCCGGGCTTACGGAGGCAACTTTGGTTATGTCGATTCCGCCGTCCTGATGAACATCGGTGGCAGTATTACCAAATCGGTTCACCACCCGACCTTCATACACAAGTGGCAAGGGTATTGA
- a CDS encoding alpha/beta hydrolase, translated as MINHEVLPNYRSYETPQFKVETLKIESSVLKSNPLQDSPTRFNPLLVPHGTGPWPVVVVLSGFTSNAPFNFNGKFNEKNPVQVINEAAAKGEAPQALYVFVDALSTWGGSQFINSSAVGNYEDYIMTELIPAVKSQFPVSENPSHWCVTGGSSGGYGALHLGSKYSEVFGVIAAIAPDSFFEASLLSEFYQTAPLWEKYQSGLKALEELRNGRLTKMRNWHTLLNAFGMAACYAPKGDHGDFHFPLEKDGTRNETVWATILEKDPLHFLPQRLNALKNTAIYLDVGNKDNFHLQYGCRQISGMFKKNGINHDYVEFDGNHFDIGERRVEVWRWLSTQWRT; from the coding sequence ATGATAAACCATGAAGTTCTGCCCAACTATCGCTCTTATGAAACCCCGCAATTCAAGGTTGAGACTCTGAAAATCGAGTCCTCGGTTTTGAAATCAAACCCTCTGCAAGATTCCCCGACTCGTTTTAATCCCCTGCTGGTCCCGCATGGGACGGGTCCGTGGCCGGTGGTGGTGGTCCTGAGCGGTTTCACCAGCAACGCACCATTCAACTTTAATGGCAAATTCAATGAAAAGAATCCGGTGCAGGTTATCAATGAAGCCGCTGCCAAAGGCGAAGCCCCGCAGGCGCTTTATGTCTTTGTGGATGCGCTAAGCACCTGGGGCGGTTCGCAGTTCATCAATTCAAGTGCTGTGGGAAATTACGAAGACTATATCATGACTGAGCTGATCCCGGCGGTGAAGTCCCAGTTCCCGGTTTCTGAAAATCCTTCCCACTGGTGCGTGACCGGTGGTTCCAGCGGCGGATACGGCGCGCTTCATCTGGGGTCAAAATACTCTGAGGTGTTTGGTGTGATCGCAGCGATTGCGCCGGATTCATTCTTTGAAGCAAGTTTGCTGTCAGAGTTTTATCAAACGGCCCCTCTGTGGGAAAAGTATCAGTCCGGTCTGAAAGCGCTGGAAGAACTGCGCAACGGCAGACTTACTAAAATGCGCAACTGGCACACTCTATTAAATGCATTCGGGATGGCGGCTTGTTATGCGCCGAAGGGCGATCACGGCGACTTCCACTTCCCACTGGAAAAAGACGGCACCCGCAACGAAACCGTATGGGCCACGATCCTGGAAAAAGATCCGCTGCACTTTTTACCCCAGCGCCTGAACGCTTTGAAAAACACCGCGATCTATCTGGATGTGGGAAACAAAGACAACTTCCATTTGCAGTACGGCTGTCGCCAGATTTCCGGAATGTTTAAAAAGAACGGGATCAATCACGACTATGTGGAATTTGACGGCAACCACTTTGATATCGGTGAACGCCGGGTGGAAGTGTGGCGCTGGCTGTCCACCCAGTGGAGAACCTAA
- the dtd gene encoding D-aminoacyl-tRNA deacylase, with amino-acid sequence MKAVVQRVQNASVVVDGKTISSIGKGYLTLLGVAKGDTDEQLQKLMTKILALRIFPDEAGKMNLSLKDVGGEHLIVSQFTLLGDASKGNRPSFVGAEAPERANALYEKALAFSESQGVKTQGGQFGADMKVSLLNDGPVTLILEV; translated from the coding sequence ATGAAAGCAGTCGTGCAAAGAGTTCAAAATGCCTCGGTCGTGGTCGACGGAAAAACCATCTCCAGTATCGGCAAAGGCTATTTGACGTTGTTGGGGGTTGCCAAGGGTGACACCGACGAACAGCTGCAGAAGCTGATGACAAAAATTCTGGCACTGCGAATTTTTCCGGACGAAGCCGGCAAGATGAATCTGTCGTTAAAAGATGTGGGCGGGGAGCATCTGATTGTGTCCCAGTTCACTTTGCTGGGGGATGCCTCCAAGGGCAATCGTCCCAGTTTTGTCGGTGCTGAAGCGCCCGAGCGCGCGAATGCCCTGTATGAAAAAGCCCTGGCGTTCAGCGAATCACAAGGGGTGAAAACCCAAGGCGGTCAGTTCGGAGCCGACATGAAGGTCAGTCTTTTGAATGACGGCCCGGTGACTTTGATTCTGGAAGTCTGA
- the infC gene encoding translation initiation factor IF-3, whose protein sequence is MRVNREIRAQQIRVIDDEGNMLGVMTVPEALRIAEDRGLDLLEIAPTATPPTCKIMDYGKWKYENKKKATAARKKQTVVTIKEIQMRPRTDQHDFETKMNHARRFLLEGDKVKVSLRFMGREMAHQELGMEVMKKCIAFVDDLALVESQPKMEGKNMFLMLGPDPLKIKEYQKLHPNKSKQDTKELAELEEVEGEDEE, encoded by the coding sequence TTGAGAGTCAACCGCGAGATTCGCGCTCAACAGATTCGTGTTATCGATGATGAAGGTAACATGCTGGGTGTGATGACCGTTCCTGAGGCGTTACGTATTGCTGAAGATAGAGGCCTCGATCTTCTTGAGATTGCTCCAACAGCAACTCCTCCTACTTGTAAAATCATGGATTACGGCAAGTGGAAGTACGAGAATAAGAAAAAAGCCACTGCAGCCCGTAAAAAACAGACTGTTGTGACGATCAAAGAAATCCAGATGCGTCCTCGTACGGACCAGCATGACTTTGAAACCAAGATGAATCACGCCCGCCGCTTCCTTCTGGAAGGCGACAAAGTGAAAGTGTCTTTGCGTTTCATGGGTCGTGAGATGGCCCACCAAGAGCTGGGTATGGAAGTGATGAAGAAATGTATCGCTTTCGTTGATGATCTGGCTTTGGTTGAATCTCAGCCGAAAATGGAAGGTAAGAACATGTTCTTGATGCTGGGTCCAGACCCACTTAAGATCAAGGAATACCAGAAGCTTCACCCGAACAAGTCCAAGCAGGACACTAAAGAACTTGCTGAGCTTGAAGAAGTTGAAGGCGAAGACGAGGAATAA